In one Pasteuria penetrans genomic region, the following are encoded:
- a CDS encoding TetR/AcrR family transcriptional regulator, which produces MKTNGRSTFPREMATSPTTQRPMNRREDIVRMAAQLFSERGYHGTKVRDIAAACDLLSGSLYTHIRSKEELLFSICVQGAQVFLNRADPIVQSCVHPIKKLRLLLRTHVTTVAEERETATVFFHEWRALRNDHLQIVREYRNRYEGIWKSILREGVSQGIFLPTNNSIVCKIWLSVGNWTYQWYRADGPLNPAQLADLLADLLLQGMIVRRDQNSDSQNGNHLEVSKKDR; this is translated from the coding sequence TTGAAAACAAATGGGAGGAGCACTTTTCCACGCGAGATGGCAACGTCCCCAACAACCCAACGTCCTATGAACCGAAGAGAGGATATTGTTCGCATGGCTGCCCAATTGTTCAGTGAGCGTGGATACCACGGTACCAAGGTCCGGGACATCGCCGCTGCCTGCGATCTGTTGTCAGGGAGCCTGTACACGCACATTCGTAGCAAAGAGGAGTTATTGTTTTCCATTTGCGTTCAAGGTGCCCAAGTCTTTCTGAACAGGGCTGATCCTATCGTTCAATCTTGTGTCCATCCCATCAAGAAACTTCGGCTCCTCCTACGGACCCATGTCACAACCGTGGCCGAAGAACGCGAAACTGCCACTGTTTTCTTTCACGAGTGGCGTGCGCTACGTAACGATCATTTGCAAATCGTACGCGAATATCGTAATCGCTATGAGGGAATTTGGAAGTCCATACTGAGGGAGGGCGTCTCCCAAGGGATCTTTTTGCCTACCAATAACTCTATAGTCTGTAAGATATGGCTCTCCGTGGGAAATTGGACGTACCAGTGGTATCGTGCGGACGGACCTCTAAATCCAGCACAACTGGCAGATCTCCTAGCGGATCTTCTACTGCAGGGAATGATCGTTCGCAGGGATCAAAATTCTGATTCGCAAAATGGGAATCATTTAGAAGTGTCAAAAAAGGATCGATGA